A genomic window from Lotus japonicus ecotype B-129 chromosome 1, LjGifu_v1.2 includes:
- the LOC130732352 gene encoding uncharacterized protein LOC130732352, whose protein sequence is MQNECLQEQLRYYHLRQWNQEEEEAAATAGTKPFSAAVREVTVPDGMTNLMLEAYDGQTDPKDHLSRFDAKMTMYAVSDAVKCRMLPSTFQGATKEWFTNLPPGSIAKFRDFSSKFLDHFSARTIEDLFDIRQGERETLKQYVKRYSDISARFEELQPRVCVCAFKGGLSRGKFYCELSRELACSMMEVRARALDHILREEIEAHKRKGERAAKVSLARKRIQDKEASREQRFGEAGRFMKGNKGKLLLPRTRDREHWCSRRKAKVSQRMRSQGCSNKELAKLLLEAEIEDMNRVGERRMDPGRKAKNPLRWCEYHNLEGHDTTDCFMLKGQIRQLIRARRPRAAKGKEFEETDSGEGKGTVEAANMIAGGFEVCGDVSTASRGTVGATTSV, encoded by the coding sequence ATGCAAAATGAGTGTTTACAGGAGCAGTTGAGGTACTATCACCTCCGGCAGTGgaatcaagaggaggaggaggctgCGGCAACGGCCGGAACCAAGCCTTTCTCGGCGGCAGTACGAGAGGTGACCGTACCAGACGGCATGACGAACCTCATGTTGGAGGCATATGATGGACAAACCGATCCAAAGGATCATCTGTCTCGTTTTGATGCGAAGATGACGATGTACGCGGTTTCTGACGCTGTGAAATGCAGGATGCTTCCATCAACGTTTCAAGGCGCGACAAAGGAATGGTTCACGAATCTGCCTCCGGGATCCATAGCTAAGTTCCGcgatttctcatcaaaattccttgaCCATTTCTCTGCGAGAACGATCGAGGATCTGTTTGATATTCGGCAGGGGGAACGTGAAACCTTGAAACAATATGTGAAACGATACAGTGACATATCCGCGAGGTTCGAGGAATTGCAGCCACGCGTGTGCGTGTGCGCTTTCAAAGGCGGTCTGTCCCGGGGAAAATTTTATTGCGAACTGAGTAGGGAACTAGCATGCTCAATGATGGAAGTCCGCGCCCGAGCACTGGACCACATCTTAAGAGAGGAAATTGAAGCGCACAAAAGAAAGGGCGAACGAGCGGCAAAGGTGTCGCTGGCAAGGAAAAGGATACAGGACAAGGAAGCGAGTCGCGAGCAGAGGTTTGGGGAAGCTGGCCGATTCATGAAGGGGAATAAAGGAAAGCTACTCCTCCCGAGAACGAGGGACAGAGAGCACTGGTGCTCTCGCCGAAAAGCGAAGGTAAGCCAGCGAATGAGGTCGCAGGGATGCTCAAACAAGGAGCTAGCAAAGTTACTCCTCGAAGCGGAAATTGAGGACATGAACAGAGTCGGCGAGCGCAGAATGGACCCCGGACGCAAGGCGAAGAATCCGCTgaggtggtgtgagtaccacaactTAGAGGGCCATGACACCACCGACTGTTTCATGCTGAAGGGTCAAATCAGGCAGCTGATCAGGGCGAGACGGCCGCGAGCGGCAAAGGGGAAGGAGTTTGAAGAAACTGATAGCGGCGAGGGTAAAGGAACGGTTGAAGCAGCTAACATGATCGCTGGAggtttcgaagtttgcggcGACGTATCGACGGCGAGCCGAGGAACAGTAGGGGCAACAACATCGGTATAG
- the LOC130732362 gene encoding uncharacterized mitochondrial protein AtMg00310-like, with product MRSKLTSWNSRFLSQSGRLVLLRDAISSIPVYYMSVFKALVGVVGEFEKLMRSFLWGSDQGRKRISWVAWEQICKSQQLGGLGLGFLGWKNKALLLKWAWRFGKEKEAFWRKVVCSKYGWNENALVLHLTVDGFSNCSLLILDLLKNLLADEIMAKAFRESLLCKLGSGKHIRFWLDPWEESVPLRIMFPRLFAIASNRNVVIRDIGSFIGRKWLWAVEFKRPCFGWELEEKTRLFQFINVVLPSQGEDSIFVAW from the coding sequence ATGAGATCAAAGCTCACATCTTGGAATTCCAGATTCCTCTCGCAGAGTGGCAGATTAGTTCTTTTGAGAGACGCAATTTCCTCCATACCAGTTTATTATATGTCTGTGTTTAAAGCACTAGTGGGCGTGGTAGGGGAATTCGAAAAACTGATGCGGTCGTTTCTGTGGGGAAGTGATCAAGGGAGGAAAAGAATCTCTTGGGTGGCATGGGAGCAAATCTGCAAAAGCCAACAATTAGGTGGACTTGGCCTTGGTTTCTTAGGGTGGAAGAATAAAGCGTTGCTCTTGAAGTGGGCATGGAGGTTTGGCAAGGAAAAAGAGGCATTTTGGAGGAAAGTTGTGTGTTCTAAATATGGCTGGAATGAAAATGCCTTGGTCCTTCATCTGACGGTGGACGGATTCTCAAATTGCTCATTGCTCATTCTGGATTTATTGAAAAATCTGCTTGCTGATGAAATCATGGCTAAAGCTTTTAGAGAATCCCTCCTCTGCAAGCTAGGTTCAGGGAAACACATTCGCTTTTGGCTTGATCCTTGGGAGGAATCTGTACCCTTGAGAATAATGTTCCCTCGACTTTTCGCCATAGCTTCAAATAGGAATGTAGTAATTCGTGATATTGGAAGCTTCATTGGCCGGAAGTGGCTTTGGGCGGTGGAGTTTAAAAGACCATGCTTTGGGTGGGAATTGGAAGAAAAAACTAGATTGTTTCAATTCATCAACGTTGTCCTTCCGAGTCAGGGGGAAGATAGTATTTTTGTGGCTTGGTGA